One window of Nicotiana tomentosiformis chromosome 11, ASM39032v3, whole genome shotgun sequence genomic DNA carries:
- the LOC104095247 gene encoding proline-rich receptor-like protein kinase PERK9: protein MSIVSPPPTPSSTTSFAAPPTVFSSPSQLSSPAPTSQPNDNSSSIASPPPSSLPPQSAPPINATSPPIASAPLPQSPPPTNITLPPPASSPPPLTSPTPPVKSAPPISPPPLPSSPPSTPSGSPPTSSPPASSPPPLSSSKPSSPPLPQPEPTSPASSPPSPSTRPPALSPPHSSTLPPALSPPAPVQNPKTPPAPRSPGNPSREPPKSSSHSPPSSKTPANSPPSKPPQSTPDSPALVPPINSPPSPASLPPSNSASSSSPPTDSSLPTPTAQLSPPQSSNGAQPSLTPPSPSFPSGDATASRNNSTDRSKATGDGGIGTGGSVAIGIILVLLLLGIIGAAGWCIWKRKKKDSGLSGGYILPTTLVSSPKSGSASLKVRESTHVIGNGTGSNIVNSPGNPGGLGHSKPWFTYRELLEATNEFSVQNLLGEGGFGSVYKGFLANGRDVAVKKLNIGGSQGEREFRAEVEIISRIHHRHLVSLVGYCVYESGRLLVYDYVPNDTLYFHLHGQGRPVMDWPTRVKIAVGAARGIAYLHEDCCPRIIHRDIKSSNILLDNNFEARVSDFGLAKLAQEAKSHVTTRVIGTFGYMAPEYASSGKLTEKSDVYSFGVVLLELITGRKPVDTSQPLGEESLVEWARPLLSHALEKEEFDKLEDPRLEKNYVANEMFQMIEVAAACVRHSAAKRPGMGQIMRAFDSMLMSDLTNGMKVGESAIYNSAEQSAQIRLFRRMAFASQDFNSDFSSQGNHYSRELAEHG from the exons ATGTCAATTGTTTCTCCCCCTCCAACTCCAAGTTCTACTACATCATTTGCAGCTCCACCAACTGTCTTTAGTTCACCATCTCAGCTTTCTTCTCCAGCACCTACATCTCAGCCCAATGATAACTCATCATCTATTGCATCTCCTCCCCCTAGCAGCTTACCCCCACAATCTGCtcctccaataaatgcaacatctCCTCCTATAGCATCAGCACCACTGCCTCAATCCCCTCCTCCAACAAATATAACATTGCCTCCTCCTGCCTCATCTCCACCTCCACTCACTTCACCAACACCTCCTGTAAAATCTGCTCCTCCAATTAGTCCTCCACCTCTTCCTTCGTCGCCTCCATCTACACCTTCTGGTTCACCTCCAACTTCTAGTCCGCCCGCTAGTTCACCACCACCTCTATCATCCAGCAAACCAAGTAGTCCACCACTACCTCAACCCGAACCAACTAGTCCTGCAAGTTCACCTCCATCACCATCGACACGTCCCCCTGCATTGTCACCTCCTCATTCATCAACACTCCCCCCTGCATTGTCACCTCCAGCACCTGTGCAGAATCCAAAAACTCCTCCAGCACCACGATCACCAGGGAATCCGTCTCGTGAACCTCCTAAAAGCTCATCGCATTCACCACCTTCATCCAAGACGCCTGCGAATTCACCTCCATCTAAGCCACCACAAAGTACTCCAGATTCCCCGGCTTTAGTCCCTCCAATAAATTCACCCCCTTCACCAGCTTCTTTACCTCCTAGTAACTCAGCATCCTCTAGTTCCCCACCTACAGACTCATCATTACCAACACCTACAGCACAATTATCACCACCTCAATCATCCAATGGTGCACAACCTTCTCTTACTCCTCCTTCACCATCATTTCCTTCAGGTGACGCTACTGCGTCCAGAAACAATTCAACAGATAGATCAAAGGCTACAGGGGATGGAGGAATTGGCACTGGAGGATCAGTTGCTATTGGTATCATACTTGTGCTTCTGTTGCTTGGTATTATTGGAGCTGCAGGATGGTGCATTTGGAAGCGAAAGAAAAAAGATTCAGGCCTGAGTGGTGGTTATATCTTGCCAACAACTCTCGTCTCCTCTCCAAAATCAG GTTCTGCCTCGTTGAAGGTTCGAGAATCGACACATGTGATTGGAAATGGAACTGGCTCAAATATTGTCAACTCTCCAGGAAATCCTGGTGGACTAGGCCATTCAAAACCATGGTTTACTTATCGAGAACTACTTGaggctacaaatgaattttctgtgCAGAATTTATTGGGTGAGGGTGGATTTGGTTCTGTGTACAAGGGGTTCCTAGCAAATGGGAGAGATGTAGCAGTAAAGAAGCTTAATATTGGCGGGAGCCAGGGGGAGCGTGAGTTCAGAGCTGAAGTTGAAATCATTAGTCGGATACATCATAGACACTTGGTTTCGCTTGTAGGTTATTGCGTTTATGAGAGTGGAAGGCTCCTTGTTTATGACTATGTCCCCAACGACACCCTTTACTTCCATCTTCATG GGCAAGGGAGACCTGTTATGGATTGGCCAACACGTGTTAAAATTGCTGTTGGTGCAGCCCGTGGAATAGCTTATCTGCATGAAGATT GCTGTCCTCGTATCATCCACAGAGATATCAAGTCTTCGAATATTCTTTTGGATAATAACTTTGAGGCTCGG GTTTCTGATTTTGGATTAGCTAAACTAGCTCAGGAAGCAAAGAGTCATGTTACGACGCGTGTTATTGGTACATTTGG ATATATGGCCCCTGAATATGCATCCAGTGGAAAGCTGACTGAAAAATCAGATGTATATTCCTTCGGAGTTGTGCTTCTGGAGCTAATTACTGGACGGAAGCCTGTGGATACATCTCAGCCATTGGGGGAAGAAAGTCTAGTTGAGTGG GCTCGACCTTTGCTTAGTCATGCACTTGAGAAAGAGGAATTTGATAAGTTGGAAGATCCTCGCCTTGAGAAGAACTATGTTGCCAATGAGATGTTTCAAATGATTGAGGTCGCTGCTGCTTGTGTGCGTCACTCAGCTGCAAAGAGACCAGGGATGGGACAG ATCATGAGAGCTTTTGATAGTATGCTTATGTCTGATCTGACAAACGGGATGAAAGTTGGTGAAAGTGCAATATATAACTCTGCGGAGCAATCTGCACAAATAAGATTGTTTCGGAGGATGGCATTTGCTAGTCAAGATTTTAATTCAGATTTTTCCAGTCAAGGCAACCATTATAGTAGAGAGTTGGCCGAACATGGTTAG